A portion of the Petrotoga miotherma DSM 10691 genome contains these proteins:
- a CDS encoding extracellular solute-binding protein, whose translation MKKMLVLLFVVIGVVISFAQVELNMILGPENLDYFIKRNQEFYEATGVRVNITVVPYGRDVVQKLMASFLVGGTQYDIFTIDCVDVPMYAENGWVMPVDKWITEEMKNDAIPFALDGMSYKGHWYGLPWVSEWKSFVYNQAMIEKAGYKEFPKTWEEVVKLSQSLQEKGIVKYATAGSWAQKESLVCDFVAILSSFGGGFFDENIDPVFNGEEGVQALQFMVDMIYKYKIVNPSSLSWTEPEVYQTMFNGDSAFAMMWGLPLVDLDNPELSNVVGECEIGLMPSIDGEHPHTVSGPMGLAISYGTKHPQESWEYINFLANPKGSLDASINAGLVPGWESVWENPLFKEKVRGADKMLEQAKYVVNRPRVPWYLEFSPILAEELHKALTLQEEPQTALNNAAQKAVEIRNEWEKNHQ comes from the coding sequence ATGAAAAAGATGTTAGTATTGTTATTTGTAGTAATTGGAGTAGTTATTTCGTTTGCACAAGTTGAATTAAATATGATTTTAGGTCCGGAAAACTTAGATTATTTTATTAAACGTAATCAAGAATTTTACGAAGCTACAGGTGTTCGGGTTAATATAACGGTTGTTCCCTACGGTAGAGATGTTGTTCAAAAATTAATGGCATCATTCCTTGTGGGAGGGACCCAATACGATATTTTTACAATTGATTGTGTAGATGTTCCTATGTATGCAGAGAATGGATGGGTGATGCCTGTTGACAAGTGGATAACTGAGGAGATGAAAAATGATGCAATACCATTTGCTCTTGATGGAATGAGCTATAAAGGGCATTGGTATGGATTACCATGGGTTTCAGAGTGGAAGAGCTTTGTTTATAATCAAGCAATGATTGAAAAGGCTGGTTATAAGGAATTTCCAAAGACATGGGAAGAAGTCGTTAAATTGTCCCAATCATTACAAGAAAAAGGGATTGTAAAATATGCGACAGCAGGTAGTTGGGCCCAAAAGGAGAGTTTGGTATGCGATTTTGTTGCGATATTATCATCCTTTGGAGGGGGATTTTTTGATGAAAATATAGATCCTGTTTTCAATGGAGAAGAAGGAGTTCAAGCCCTTCAATTTATGGTTGACATGATATATAAATACAAAATAGTAAATCCCTCCTCTTTATCTTGGACCGAGCCAGAAGTATATCAAACCATGTTTAATGGAGATAGTGCATTTGCAATGATGTGGGGATTACCACTCGTTGATTTAGACAACCCGGAGCTTTCAAACGTAGTTGGAGAATGTGAAATTGGATTGATGCCATCTATTGACGGAGAACATCCACATACAGTTTCAGGACCTATGGGGTTAGCTATTTCATATGGAACAAAACATCCTCAAGAAAGTTGGGAATATATCAATTTTCTAGCAAACCCTAAAGGTTCATTGGATGCCTCTATTAACGCTGGATTAGTCCCCGGATGGGAATCTGTCTGGGAAAATCCTCTTTTCAAGGAAAAAGTAAGAGGAGCAGATAAAATGTTAGAACAGGCGAAATATGTAGTAAATAGACCCAGAGTACCCTGGTACTTAGAATTCTCTCCCATTTTGGCAGAAGAGCTTCATAAGGCCCTAACATTGCAAGAAGAACCACAAACTGCTCTCAATAATGCTGCTCAAAAAGCTGTAGAAATAAGAAATGAGTGGGAAAAAAATCATCAGTAA
- a CDS encoding carbohydrate ABC transporter permease, translated as MNLNFIGLANYFEVLKDPDWWKAFVHTLYFVVADVMVGIPLGFLCALTLNKKYPLKPLIVGIVMFPYILPPIVNALLWKLIYNPDYGFLNSTLINLGLIKDPIYWLISPNLALIALIIANLWQGTAFATIIYLGGLQSIPFELYEASKIDGATKRKTLRYITIPLMKPYTSLLLVMKTILTFKIFEIVYLLTGGGPGGSTTVVSYQIYHAAFEAFKFGKASAMSYILLCIVAIIVFVYQKILGSESSIL; from the coding sequence ATGAACCTTAACTTTATTGGGTTAGCAAACTATTTTGAAGTTTTGAAGGATCCTGATTGGTGGAAGGCATTTGTACATACACTTTATTTTGTGGTAGCAGATGTAATGGTTGGAATTCCCCTCGGTTTTCTGTGTGCCTTAACTTTAAATAAAAAATATCCTTTAAAACCTTTAATAGTAGGAATAGTAATGTTTCCTTACATCTTACCACCTATTGTTAATGCTTTACTTTGGAAACTCATTTATAACCCAGATTATGGTTTTTTAAATTCAACTTTGATAAATTTAGGGCTTATTAAAGACCCGATTTATTGGCTTATAAGTCCTAATTTAGCGTTAATAGCTTTAATAATTGCCAATCTTTGGCAGGGTACAGCGTTTGCAACAATTATTTACCTTGGAGGATTACAATCTATACCGTTCGAACTCTATGAAGCAAGTAAAATAGATGGTGCCACAAAAAGAAAAACTTTAAGATATATAACAATTCCATTGATGAAACCTTATACGAGCTTACTTCTTGTTATGAAAACGATCCTAACATTTAAAATTTTTGAGATTGTCTACCTTTTAACCGGTGGTGGCCCTGGAGGGAGTACCACAGTTGTTTCATATCAAATATACCATGCAGCTTTTGAAGCCTTTAAATTTGGAAAAGCTAGTGCGATGTCTTATATACTTTTGTGTATTGTTGCTATTATTGTTTTTGTATATCAGAAAATTTTAGGTTCAGAATCGAGTATTCTTTAA
- a CDS encoding carbohydrate ABC transporter permease — protein METSKKKLNKVLSFILIIVIAFFSFVPIYWTFAISISYTADLQTTTNRWFPPRINFNNYKEIFSPSQGVYSVAYEFQRTAINSIIIATITTLLVLIMATFAAYSIERLKVPFRKMISYFVILTQMLPPVVLVIPLYFLFNNFGLLDKKFSLILINAALNLPFAIWILSSYFRTLPVSVEDAAIVDGCGYFEIIWRIILPLSKPAIFTSGIFVFLATWNEFQIALVLTNSLKAKTLPVAISEFMGRFLIDYPLMATSGILALIPPAFFVVIFQKYLIAGLTSGAVKE, from the coding sequence ATGGAAACTTCAAAAAAAAAGCTAAATAAGGTTTTGTCTTTTATTTTAATAATAGTTATTGCTTTTTTTTCCTTTGTCCCTATTTATTGGACGTTTGCCATAAGTATATCGTACACAGCTGATTTGCAAACTACAACCAACCGGTGGTTTCCACCTCGTATCAATTTTAATAATTATAAAGAGATTTTTTCTCCATCTCAAGGGGTTTATAGTGTAGCCTACGAATTTCAAAGAACTGCAATAAATAGCATTATTATTGCTACAATAACTACTCTTTTAGTTCTAATTATGGCTACTTTTGCGGCGTACTCTATAGAAAGGTTAAAAGTTCCTTTTCGAAAAATGATAAGTTATTTCGTAATACTTACTCAGATGCTTCCTCCTGTAGTCCTTGTTATACCTTTATATTTTCTTTTTAACAATTTTGGATTACTAGACAAGAAATTTTCCCTTATTCTTATAAATGCTGCTCTAAATTTACCTTTCGCGATATGGATTCTTAGTTCGTATTTTAGAACTCTTCCTGTATCTGTAGAGGATGCCGCCATTGTTGATGGTTGCGGATATTTTGAAATAATATGGAGGATAATATTACCGTTGTCAAAGCCAGCAATCTTTACCAGCGGTATTTTCGTATTTTTGGCAACGTGGAATGAATTTCAAATAGCTTTAGTTCTAACGAATTCTTTAAAAGCTAAAACTTTACCAGTAGCTATTTCTGAATTTATGGGGAGATTTTTAATTGATTATCCTTTAATGGCAACTAGCGGGATTCTTGCATTAATTCCCCCTGCTTTTTTTGTCGTAATTTTTCAGAAATACCTTATTGCAGGCTTGACCAGTGGAGCTGTGAAAGAATAA